A region of Rhodoligotrophos appendicifer DNA encodes the following proteins:
- a CDS encoding PepSY domain-containing protein, whose translation MRLILTIFALVAAFPVGGAMADDECFVPMADWKPREAVAALATEQGWTVRRIKIDDGCYELDGTDAQGQRIEATIHPATLEILEIERGDDDDGQHHERKGDEKG comes from the coding sequence ATGCGGCTCATTCTGACAATTTTCGCACTCGTTGCGGCTTTCCCGGTCGGGGGTGCCATGGCCGATGACGAATGCTTCGTGCCGATGGCCGACTGGAAGCCGAGGGAGGCTGTTGCGGCCTTGGCGACCGAACAAGGCTGGACGGTGCGACGGATCAAGATCGACGACGGCTGTTACGAGCTCGACGGTACGGATGCTCAGGGACAGCGGATCGAAGCGACGATCCATCCCGCTACCCTTGAAATACTGGAGATAGAGCGCGGTGACGACGACGATGGTCAGCATCACGAGAGAAAAGGCGACGAGAAAGGCTGA
- a CDS encoding PepSY domain-containing protein, translating into MIRAFHRWPGLVALALVALLAVSGAALSVFPTAERLGAPQADATLRVGELATRIQMVYPGVEQIKRSPSGRITAYWFDNGTPGSAVIDPATGAGAGSADPNPVKRWLTTLHRSLFLDDAGRILSAAGATAMLLLSLSGIMLVSRRTGGWRRWFSPLRGSLPGRIHVEVARIAVAGLLLSSATALWMTASTFGFLPNQAVVPNLPSTVSGKTGAPLAGMPMLASTPVSVLRELSFPYPGDATDVFTLKTDSGTGYLDQGTGATLGWSDLSGWESVSETIYMLHTGQGAGLLGLMLGLMALAVPVMGATGTIIWYAGSRGRPRIRDNATPSRAETVILVGSEGGSTWGFAATLHCALTLAGLAAHVAPMSAFDPARTPTARRYLILAATYGDGSAPASAKGFLDRVAGLSIMPAASLAVLGFGDRAFPAFCAYAEAVEAAAKAKGWTTLLPLDTVDRQSPQEFARWGRALGDALGIELELDHQPVRPKTAPLTLVSRRDYGQDVQVPTAILRFAIPTLSFVQRLVGQGFARFEAGDLIGIVPEGATVPRFYSLASGSKDGFIEIVVRKHVGGLCSGALMALEPGDTLAAFLRRNPDFHAAKDRVPLILVGAGTGLGPLAGFVRANSGRRPIHLYFGMRHPDSDFLYREELEAWLSEGRLAALTTGHSRGTLPRYVQDAIASQPLEVVRAMREGARIMVCGGREMAAGVAETMARILEPLGMSPAKLKAEGRYVEDVY; encoded by the coding sequence ATGATCCGCGCTTTTCACCGCTGGCCTGGTCTCGTGGCTCTGGCCCTGGTCGCCCTTCTCGCGGTGAGCGGAGCCGCGCTCTCGGTCTTCCCGACTGCGGAGCGACTGGGAGCTCCGCAGGCTGACGCGACCCTCCGAGTGGGCGAGCTCGCGACCCGTATTCAGATGGTCTATCCAGGGGTGGAACAGATCAAACGTTCTCCTTCGGGACGTATTACCGCGTACTGGTTCGACAACGGCACCCCCGGTTCGGCGGTGATAGACCCGGCTACAGGCGCTGGCGCTGGCTCCGCAGACCCGAACCCGGTCAAGCGCTGGCTGACCACCCTGCACCGCTCGCTGTTCCTGGATGATGCAGGCCGCATCCTCTCCGCCGCAGGCGCGACAGCGATGCTCCTGCTTTCACTGTCCGGGATCATGCTGGTTTCGCGCCGCACGGGTGGCTGGCGGCGTTGGTTTTCCCCGCTGCGCGGCTCCTTGCCAGGGCGTATCCATGTCGAGGTGGCGCGAATCGCCGTGGCCGGACTACTGTTGTCTTCGGCGACCGCACTCTGGATGACGGCCTCGACCTTCGGATTTCTCCCAAACCAGGCCGTCGTCCCGAATCTGCCGTCCACGGTGAGCGGTAAAACGGGCGCACCCTTGGCCGGCATGCCCATGCTCGCCTCAACACCAGTCTCCGTCCTGCGGGAACTCAGCTTTCCCTATCCGGGCGACGCGACCGACGTCTTCACGCTCAAGACCGACAGCGGCACGGGCTACCTCGACCAGGGTACAGGAGCAACGCTTGGCTGGTCCGACCTGAGCGGCTGGGAGAGTGTCTCCGAGACGATCTACATGCTGCACACCGGACAAGGTGCCGGGTTGCTCGGCCTGATGCTTGGCCTGATGGCGCTCGCGGTTCCCGTGATGGGCGCTACTGGCACCATCATCTGGTATGCAGGAAGCCGTGGGCGGCCGCGCATCCGCGACAACGCTACACCGTCGCGCGCAGAAACCGTCATCCTCGTCGGAAGCGAGGGCGGCAGTACGTGGGGCTTTGCGGCGACCCTGCATTGTGCCCTGACCCTGGCTGGACTTGCGGCCCACGTCGCGCCGATGTCGGCCTTCGATCCTGCGCGGACCCCGACCGCTCGCCGCTACCTGATCCTCGCTGCGACCTATGGCGACGGAAGTGCGCCAGCATCGGCCAAGGGATTCCTGGACCGTGTTGCCGGGCTGTCCATCATGCCGGCGGCGTCACTGGCCGTTCTGGGGTTCGGAGACCGAGCCTTCCCGGCTTTCTGCGCCTATGCCGAAGCCGTCGAGGCTGCCGCAAAGGCGAAGGGATGGACGACGCTTCTGCCGCTCGACACGGTGGACCGTCAATCTCCGCAGGAGTTCGCGCGCTGGGGCCGCGCGCTCGGTGATGCTCTCGGGATCGAACTGGAGCTGGATCACCAGCCCGTCCGTCCGAAGACGGCACCGCTGACGCTTGTTTCTCGCCGTGACTATGGCCAGGACGTCCAGGTCCCGACTGCGATCCTGCGCTTCGCCATTCCGACCCTTTCCTTCGTCCAGCGCCTGGTCGGTCAAGGATTCGCTCGCTTCGAGGCCGGCGACCTTATCGGTATCGTGCCGGAGGGTGCGACTGTTCCGCGCTTCTATTCCCTGGCGTCCGGCAGCAAGGACGGCTTCATCGAGATCGTGGTGCGCAAGCATGTCGGAGGCCTGTGTTCGGGAGCACTGATGGCGCTTGAGCCAGGGGATACGCTTGCCGCCTTTCTCCGCCGCAACCCCGACTTCCATGCCGCTAAGGATCGCGTTCCATTGATATTGGTCGGAGCCGGCACCGGACTCGGACCGCTGGCAGGCTTCGTCAGAGCGAACAGCGGGCGCAGGCCGATCCACCTCTATTTCGGTATGCGCCATCCCGACAGCGACTTTCTCTACCGCGAAGAGCTGGAGGCCTGGTTGTCCGAAGGCCGGCTTGCGGCCCTCACCACCGGACACTCCCGCGGGACGCTGCCGCGCTACGTGCAGGACGCGATCGCCTCACAGCCGCTGGAGGTCGTTCGAGCCATGCGCGAAGGCGCGCGCATAATGGTCTGCGGCGGCCGGGAGATGGCGGCCGGGGTTGCGGAAACGATGGCGCGGATACTGGAACCCCTCGGTATGTCGCCAGCGAAACTGAAGGCGGAGGGACGATATGTCGAGGATGTCTACTGA
- a CDS encoding universal stress protein produces MKSLLALIDASLYAQSVCDHAAWASKQTGATIELVHVLGRREGQGVPADYSGNLTLDTKDALLSELAELDLQRAKLSQKRGRMILDEARARMTENGVTQITTKLRNGDLLDTVAELERDADLILIGKRGEAADFARLHLGSNLERVVRSSHKPVLVASRAFRPIKRFLIAYDGGATTMKAVDYIARSDLFAGLECHLLTVGSDTTDQRRKIEDAERLLKAGSYDVEAKIIPGQPEAIISQTIERDGIDLLVMGAYSHSRIRSLFIGSTTTEMVRSCKVPVLLVR; encoded by the coding sequence ATGAAGAGCTTATTGGCACTGATCGACGCGTCGCTTTACGCCCAGAGCGTCTGCGACCACGCCGCCTGGGCGTCCAAACAGACTGGAGCCACGATCGAACTCGTCCATGTGCTGGGGCGGCGGGAGGGGCAGGGTGTGCCTGCGGATTATTCAGGCAACCTGACCCTCGATACAAAGGACGCGCTACTCTCCGAATTGGCTGAACTGGATCTTCAGCGCGCCAAGCTCTCGCAGAAGCGAGGGCGTATGATCCTCGATGAGGCCAGAGCCAGGATGACAGAGAACGGTGTCACCCAGATCACCACCAAGCTCAGGAACGGCGACCTTCTCGACACCGTCGCGGAACTGGAACGCGACGCCGACCTCATCCTGATCGGCAAGCGGGGCGAGGCAGCGGATTTTGCACGGCTCCATCTCGGGTCGAATCTCGAGCGGGTTGTCCGATCGAGCCACAAGCCGGTCCTGGTGGCTTCCCGCGCCTTCAGACCCATCAAGCGCTTTCTCATCGCCTATGATGGCGGCGCAACGACGATGAAGGCCGTGGATTACATTGCCCGGAGCGATCTTTTCGCGGGCCTCGAATGTCACCTGCTCACTGTTGGCAGTGATACGACCGATCAACGCCGCAAGATCGAAGATGCAGAGCGCCTGCTGAAAGCCGGCAGCTACGACGTCGAAGCGAAGATCATTCCAGGACAGCCCGAAGCCATAATCTCTCAGACGATCGAGCGTGACGGGATCGATCTGCTGGTGATGGGCGCATACAGCCATTCCCGCATTCGCAGCCTGTTCATCGGATCAACAACAACCGAGATGGTCCGCTCCTGCAAAGTACCGGTGTTGCTCGTCCGCTAG
- a CDS encoding RES family NAD+ phosphorylase: protein MRSAAGEQFLRAVAETCKARLKEVPADAVFWRAQIGHEWIADPEVGRRIRGPHPEMRMKPLQDRAYEGRVNPKGIPCLYVATPKEVAMSEVRPWIGSVVSLARFQTSRKLTVVDCSVFYGQDMPPTISLTPADIEKAVWTHIDYAFSQPVTRSDNTAEYAATQILAEVFRAEGYDGVIYKSAFSADGYNLALFALDSAQQVESSIYEVKNAAFEFSEIS, encoded by the coding sequence TTGCGCTCTGCGGCCGGTGAGCAATTTCTCCGTGCAGTTGCCGAAACTTGCAAGGCGCGTCTTAAGGAAGTTCCTGCCGACGCAGTGTTTTGGCGGGCACAAATAGGTCACGAATGGATAGCGGATCCGGAAGTGGGGCGTCGGATCCGCGGTCCGCATCCTGAAATGCGCATGAAGCCCCTGCAGGACCGCGCTTATGAGGGACGAGTCAACCCCAAGGGCATCCCCTGCCTCTATGTCGCCACCCCGAAGGAAGTGGCGATGTCGGAGGTAAGACCCTGGATCGGTTCCGTGGTTTCGCTCGCGCGTTTTCAGACCAGCCGTAAACTGACTGTGGTCGACTGCTCAGTCTTCTACGGGCAGGATATGCCCCCCACGATCTCCCTGACGCCAGCGGACATCGAAAAGGCGGTTTGGACCCATATCGACTATGCCTTCTCACAGCCTGTCACCCGCAGTGACAACACGGCCGAATATGCCGCCACCCAAATCCTGGCCGAGGTCTTTCGCGCCGAAGGCTACGACGGTGTCATTTACAAAAGCGCCTTCTCAGCTGACGGATATAACCTGGCACTTTTTGCGCTCGACAGCGCGCAGCAGGTCGAATCCTCAATATACGAGGTGAAAAATGCCGCCTTCGAGTTCAGCGAAATAAGTTGA
- a CDS encoding SulP family inorganic anion transporter, which produces MRGDVLAGLVVALALIPEAIAFSIIAGVDPKVGLYASFSISVIVAIVGGRPGMISAATAATAVLMITLVRDHGLQYLLVATILAGVLQILAGLFRLGYVMKFVSRSVMTGFVNALAILIFMAQLPELIGVPVLTYVMVAAGLAIIYLLPRLTKVIPSPLVCIILLTAVTIILGLDLRTVGDMGELPSTLPMFLLPDVPWTLETFLIVLPYSAAVAAVGLLESLMTASIVDELTDTPSDKNRECVGQGVANLATGFIGGMAGCAMIGQSIINVKSGGRGRLSTFCAGVFLLFLIGVLGDWVRVVPMAALVAIMIMVSIGTFSWESLKNLAIHPRSSSIVMVATVVGVVATHNLAIGVLIGVLLSGIFFAWKIAQLFRVTSAASPDGTGRSYVVEGQVFFASADDFMSAFDFKEALEKVTIDVSRAHIWDISSVAALDTVVLKFRREGAEVEIIGLNEASETIVDRLAIHDKPGALERLMGH; this is translated from the coding sequence ATCCGGGGCGACGTTCTGGCCGGCCTCGTGGTAGCCCTGGCGCTTATTCCCGAAGCCATCGCCTTTTCGATCATTGCCGGCGTCGATCCGAAGGTCGGGCTCTATGCGTCGTTCTCGATTTCCGTGATCGTCGCGATTGTCGGCGGCCGCCCCGGTATGATCTCGGCTGCAACGGCGGCCACCGCCGTCCTCATGATCACCCTGGTCCGGGACCATGGCCTGCAATATCTGCTGGTGGCGACGATCCTGGCAGGGGTGCTGCAGATCCTCGCGGGGCTCTTCCGGCTCGGATATGTGATGAAATTCGTCTCACGCTCGGTGATGACGGGCTTCGTTAACGCCTTGGCGATCCTGATTTTCATGGCGCAGCTGCCGGAGCTCATCGGCGTCCCTGTGCTTACCTATGTGATGGTGGCGGCCGGACTTGCCATCATCTATCTGCTGCCGCGGCTGACGAAGGTTATCCCGTCGCCTCTGGTCTGCATCATACTGCTCACGGCGGTGACGATCATCCTTGGTCTCGACTTGAGGACCGTCGGCGACATGGGCGAGCTTCCATCCACACTCCCGATGTTCCTGTTGCCTGACGTTCCTTGGACCCTCGAGACGTTCCTGATCGTCCTTCCTTACTCTGCCGCTGTTGCCGCCGTCGGCCTGCTCGAGTCCCTGATGACGGCGTCCATCGTCGACGAATTGACGGACACGCCCAGTGACAAGAACCGCGAATGTGTCGGCCAGGGCGTGGCCAACCTGGCGACAGGCTTTATCGGTGGCATGGCCGGATGCGCCATGATCGGGCAGTCGATCATCAATGTGAAATCCGGCGGCCGCGGTCGCCTTTCCACCTTTTGCGCCGGTGTCTTTCTCCTGTTCCTGATCGGGGTTCTGGGGGATTGGGTGCGGGTGGTTCCCATGGCGGCGCTCGTCGCCATCATGATCATGGTGTCGATCGGTACATTCAGTTGGGAGTCCCTCAAAAACCTTGCAATCCACCCGCGCAGTTCAAGCATCGTCATGGTGGCGACGGTGGTCGGCGTGGTCGCCACCCACAATCTGGCGATCGGCGTGCTCATTGGGGTCCTGCTGTCGGGCATCTTCTTCGCATGGAAGATCGCGCAGCTGTTCCGGGTCACATCCGCCGCCTCCCCCGACGGAACCGGGCGGAGCTATGTCGTCGAAGGTCAGGTCTTCTTTGCCTCGGCCGACGACTTCATGAGCGCCTTCGACTTCAAGGAAGCCTTGGAAAAAGTCACCATCGACGTCAGCCGGGCCCATATCTGGGATATATCGAGTGTGGCGGCTCTCGACACGGTCGTCCTCAAGTTCCGCAGAGAGGGCGCTGAAGTGGAGATCATCGGTCTAAATGAAGCGAGCGAAACGATCGTCGACAGACTGGCGATCCACGATAAGCCCGGCGCCCTCGAGCGCCTCATGGGGCATTGA
- a CDS encoding TraR/DksA family transcriptional regulator, translating into MSDPDLRILREGLEKRLVDLRQTIDSTADSRKPVELDQASVGRLSRMDALQMQAMAHASERMRGQEIERIKATIKRIDEGEYGFCVNCDEQIGAKRLAIDPTIPNCIRCASGGDRKERNGSA; encoded by the coding sequence ATGTCGGATCCTGATCTAAGGATTCTACGAGAAGGTCTCGAAAAAAGGCTGGTCGATCTTCGCCAGACGATCGATTCCACGGCCGATAGCCGCAAACCCGTCGAACTTGATCAGGCGTCGGTTGGCCGCCTGTCCCGAATGGACGCCCTGCAGATGCAGGCGATGGCCCATGCATCCGAACGGATGCGGGGGCAGGAAATCGAGCGTATCAAAGCGACCATCAAACGCATCGATGAGGGGGAATACGGGTTCTGCGTCAATTGTGACGAGCAGATCGGCGCCAAAAGGCTGGCAATCGACCCGACCATTCCGAACTGCATTCGCTGTGCATCAGGCGGCGATCGGAAAGAGAGAAACGGGTCGGCCTAG
- a CDS encoding FAD:protein FMN transferase, with product MSRMSTEFVRHALNGPTMGTRWSALFFTALGFDEDAAREALQRAVDEIDMQMSTWSHNSDLMRLNRAPVGEEVPVPALLMEVLQLAITVGKSSGGALEIGVGDAVSAWGFGPAEAAPDLIRTAMEAGRVPAHEALELKGESVWKRVPIVLDLNGIAKGFGVDRLAQALAHLGVHHGLVGIDGEMRAIGLRPDGEAWTVAVELPDPDQRAPHSVLSLQDCAVATSGDYRHWVEVQGRRLSHTMDPWKGTPVLDAPASVTVIAATCAAADAWATALMVVGPDKGGKLARIAGISALFLLRGEGKSIRACRFGRVFKDEESNTAGAEG from the coding sequence ATGTCGAGGATGTCTACTGAGTTCGTCCGTCACGCGCTGAACGGTCCGACGATGGGGACACGTTGGTCGGCACTGTTCTTCACGGCCCTCGGCTTCGATGAAGATGCTGCCCGCGAGGCATTGCAGCGGGCCGTCGACGAGATCGATATGCAGATGTCGACATGGAGCCACAACAGCGATCTGATGCGCCTCAACCGCGCGCCCGTGGGTGAAGAGGTGCCCGTTCCTGCCTTGCTGATGGAAGTCCTGCAACTGGCGATCACAGTCGGCAAGTCGTCCGGTGGCGCATTGGAAATCGGAGTTGGCGACGCTGTCTCCGCCTGGGGTTTCGGTCCTGCGGAGGCGGCCCCCGACCTGATCCGCACCGCAATGGAGGCGGGGCGGGTGCCGGCGCATGAAGCGCTTGAGTTGAAAGGCGAGTCGGTATGGAAGCGTGTCCCCATTGTGCTCGACCTTAACGGCATCGCCAAGGGCTTTGGCGTGGATCGGCTGGCGCAGGCGCTCGCGCACCTAGGCGTCCACCACGGGCTGGTCGGCATAGACGGCGAGATGCGCGCCATTGGGCTGAGGCCGGACGGCGAGGCTTGGACGGTCGCCGTGGAACTTCCAGATCCAGACCAGCGCGCGCCGCACTCGGTCTTGTCCCTGCAAGACTGCGCGGTTGCGACCTCCGGTGACTATCGCCACTGGGTAGAAGTGCAGGGAAGGCGGCTCTCGCACACCATGGACCCGTGGAAAGGCACTCCGGTCCTCGATGCCCCGGCCTCCGTCACGGTGATTGCCGCGACCTGCGCGGCTGCCGACGCCTGGGCGACTGCCTTGATGGTGGTGGGCCCCGATAAGGGCGGAAAACTCGCCCGCATAGCTGGGATCAGTGCATTGTTCTTGCTACGCGGCGAAGGAAAAAGCATCCGTGCATGTCGCTTCGGACGGGTATTCAAGGACGAAGAGTCGAATACTGCAGGCGCAGAGGGCTAG
- a CDS encoding response regulator transcription factor — translation MRILLVEDDDVLGDAVRAQIAADAHSVDWVTRLDRARDAMATAGYDLILLDLMLPDGLGLVFLRALRNSGDVTPVIILTALDQVTDRIEGLKAGADDYLVKPFDLDELSARIGSVARRYSGNPNPIIHHRGLDIDIARRSVHRDGKAIQLTAREWALLKAFLTRPGQLLSKPQLEEKLYDFGSEIESNTIEVHVSRLRKKLGTNLIETERGLGYRLAQA, via the coding sequence ATGCGAATCCTGCTTGTTGAGGATGACGACGTGCTCGGCGACGCGGTGCGCGCTCAGATCGCCGCTGACGCCCACTCCGTCGACTGGGTCACTCGGCTTGACCGCGCTCGCGATGCGATGGCGACCGCAGGCTACGATCTGATCTTGCTCGACCTGATGCTGCCAGACGGTTTGGGCCTCGTCTTCCTCAGGGCTTTGAGAAACTCGGGAGACGTCACACCCGTTATCATCCTTACCGCGCTCGACCAGGTTACGGACAGGATCGAGGGGCTCAAGGCCGGAGCCGACGACTATCTCGTAAAGCCATTCGACCTGGACGAACTTTCAGCTCGGATCGGTTCGGTTGCACGACGCTATTCAGGCAACCCCAACCCCATCATCCACCACCGCGGCCTCGACATCGACATTGCGCGCAGAAGCGTGCACCGCGACGGAAAGGCCATTCAGTTGACTGCACGCGAGTGGGCGCTTCTGAAAGCGTTTCTTACCCGCCCCGGCCAACTTCTTTCCAAGCCGCAATTGGAGGAGAAGCTCTACGATTTCGGTTCCGAGATCGAGAGCAACACCATCGAGGTTCACGTCAGCCGTCTTCGCAAGAAGCTCGGCACCAATCTCATCGAAACTGAGCGGGGCCTTGGTTATAGGCTGGCTCAGGCATGA
- a CDS encoding sensor histidine kinase, translated as MRGPKSLQGRLLIWLGAVLIVSWIGAAWATAVLLRHEIEKVFDSSLQETAQRLLPLAVLDIVGREDGDTASQRLGAIRSHDELFTYVVRDDKGEVLLRSHAADLSNFPTYGGAGFGRTATHRLYSEEALQGTIRITVAKSLSHQDAVIREMQMGLGLPVLLVIPAAFAAVAFAVRQSTRSLRAFKEQLETRSEKDLAQIASGDLPSEVAPLAATMNALMERLRAAFEAERSLAANTAHELRTPLAGAIAQAQRIRKETAEPQTAQRGADIETTLKRLTARAERLMQLARAEGGRLDLDHASDLRDTLEVVVADMRRTESAGRILLSLPATPVMSTADPDAVGILCRNLVENALRYGIQSGPVDVALSPDGRMTVSNDGPVVPAATLARLADRFERGNPGGRGSGIGLSIVSTIASRMGSKLMLRSPRPESQSGFEASVQLASARA; from the coding sequence ATGAGGGGTCCTAAGAGCCTCCAGGGCAGGCTTCTCATATGGCTTGGAGCAGTTCTGATCGTCTCCTGGATCGGGGCGGCCTGGGCAACGGCCGTCCTACTGAGGCACGAAATCGAGAAGGTTTTTGACTCCTCGCTGCAAGAAACGGCCCAGCGCCTGCTTCCGCTTGCAGTCCTTGACATCGTCGGCCGGGAGGATGGTGACACCGCAAGCCAGAGGCTCGGAGCCATCCGCAGCCATGATGAACTCTTCACCTATGTTGTTCGGGACGACAAGGGTGAGGTTCTCCTTCGGTCACATGCTGCCGACCTCTCAAACTTCCCGACTTACGGGGGAGCTGGCTTCGGCCGGACCGCAACTCATCGTCTTTACAGCGAAGAGGCGCTGCAGGGCACAATCCGCATTACAGTGGCAAAATCCCTGTCACATCAGGACGCTGTCATTCGTGAAATGCAGATGGGGTTAGGGCTTCCCGTCCTGCTGGTAATACCCGCTGCATTTGCGGCTGTTGCTTTCGCGGTTCGACAAAGCACGCGTTCGTTGCGCGCGTTCAAGGAGCAATTGGAGACGCGAAGCGAGAAGGACCTCGCCCAGATCGCGTCCGGAGACCTGCCAAGCGAGGTGGCGCCGTTGGCGGCTACCATGAACGCCTTGATGGAGCGCCTCAGGGCCGCGTTCGAGGCAGAACGGAGTCTCGCCGCGAACACGGCCCATGAACTCAGGACGCCCCTCGCGGGAGCAATCGCCCAGGCCCAACGGATCCGGAAGGAAACCGCGGAGCCTCAGACCGCCCAGCGCGGAGCAGACATCGAGACCACGCTTAAACGGCTCACCGCACGCGCAGAGCGGCTGATGCAGTTAGCCCGGGCGGAGGGAGGACGACTGGACCTCGACCATGCGTCCGACCTGCGCGATACGCTGGAGGTCGTAGTCGCAGACATGCGCCGGACCGAATCCGCCGGCCGCATCCTGCTTAGCCTGCCTGCCACCCCCGTCATGTCGACCGCCGACCCCGACGCTGTTGGAATTCTCTGCCGCAACCTGGTCGAGAATGCGCTTCGATATGGCATCCAGTCAGGGCCCGTCGATGTCGCGCTTTCCCCCGATGGCCGCATGACTGTGTCCAACGATGGACCCGTCGTGCCGGCTGCGACACTTGCAAGGTTGGCAGATCGATTCGAGCGCGGCAATCCGGGTGGTCGTGGCAGCGGCATCGGGCTTTCGATCGTCTCGACGATCGCAAGCCGCATGGGCAGCAAACTCATGCTGCGCTCGCCACGCCCCGAAAGTCAGAGCGGATTCGAGGCAAGCGTTCAACTCGCGAGCGCGCGAGCGTGA
- a CDS encoding DUF2271 domain-containing protein: MTKILAALALTTALTLPGIAMARPVTLTTTLNSYGGQGAYLAIYVTDPKGAYAGTLWMAGGKSKYYEHLSDWYRATVGNSAEINGITGASVGSGRTLEITLDLADALFDAGYTLHVDAAVEDMRDSPNEVAVPLTAGSAGQTAKGRRYVATFAFGM, from the coding sequence ATGACAAAGATACTCGCCGCTTTGGCGCTTACCACTGCGCTGACGCTTCCCGGTATCGCTATGGCGCGGCCGGTGACCCTGACGACCACCCTGAACAGCTACGGTGGCCAAGGCGCCTACCTTGCCATCTATGTAACCGATCCAAAAGGTGCCTATGCCGGGACGCTTTGGATGGCGGGAGGCAAGTCCAAATACTACGAGCATCTGAGCGACTGGTACCGCGCCACGGTCGGCAACAGCGCAGAGATCAATGGGATCACCGGAGCTAGCGTGGGTTCGGGACGGACGCTGGAGATCACGCTCGACCTCGCCGATGCCCTCTTCGACGCGGGCTACACGCTGCATGTCGATGCTGCCGTTGAGGACATGCGCGACAGTCCGAACGAAGTCGCAGTGCCACTGACCGCCGGGAGCGCCGGCCAGACTGCAAAGGGCCGCCGCTACGTCGCCACCTTCGCCTTCGGTATGTGA
- a CDS encoding CrcB family protein yields MAFSNAGTPNLSRLFLTTGIIGGFTTFSTFSLEAESLYERGELLKAAPYLIGSVVLSVAAFPLRLYVVRSS; encoded by the coding sequence ATGGCTTTTTCAAACGCTGGCACTCCAAACTTATCCCGGTTGTTCCTGACCACTGGGATTATTGGCGGCTTTACTACATTCTCAACCTTCTCGTTGGAAGCCGAGTCGCTCTACGAGCGCGGCGAACTGTTGAAGGCAGCGCCATACCTGATTGGATCGGTCGTACTGTCCGTCGCTGCTTTCCCGCTTAGGCTCTACGTAGTTCGATCGAGCTGA